In the genome of Centropristis striata isolate RG_2023a ecotype Rhode Island chromosome 6, C.striata_1.0, whole genome shotgun sequence, the window ctgagacattaaactgcatcattttcaattaaattctggaaaagttggtgtgttctaaaacttttgaccagtagtgtatttctttggtttcatgtgttatgttatattcatacattgttatatatttgtttggtttaatATATTATGTGTGATATTGGAGTTTTATGGTTGACTGTGGGTAGAGTGTgggttttaaagaaaacataaactatctaatgaagtaaaatgtgtgaacttttaatatgtgcaaatattgatattttgttaTGTGTTTTAGTTTCACGGTGCTCGGCGATGGAATACAATTTTGTACCAGTTGAACTCTACGCTGTCTCATTGATGCCGAGGGCTGTAACAACAAATATAAACTCAGTGCACCTTTTTCAGTGATCCTCCAATCGCGGGACAAGGAGAGGTGAGTCAGAGCCTTCAGGCCCTGTGCGATGGCCTCCACAGACCTGCTGGTCAGCTCTGTGCAGGCGCTGATGTCCAGTTTGTGGAGGCTCGGCTGGTGCTTCACCAGAACCTCCATGGAGTAGTCGGTCAGCTCCTTACAGCCGTGCAGACACAGTTCCTCTAACACTAAACCCTCCACCTGGAACAGAGGGAACACCAAGAAATGAAAGAAgactctaaatggtcaggcaccatcatatcttaaagacctcataatgccatattacccttctagagcactaagctcccaaaattctaggttacttgtggttccgaaagtccttaaaactagattgggagccagagccttcagttatcaagctcctctcttgtggaatcatctcccagtctcagttcgggaggcagacaccctctctttattcaagaggaaacttaaaactttcctcttcgacaaagcctatagttagggctgggcttctgatgtttttgctaacttgtcacttttagcTAAGAATGCCGTGCGAAACCATGCGGAACCAACAGCACTGAGCGTGCTTGTGCGGCGTGAGTGAGGCTCGACACAGCCTTAGCTGTTGGGAGGTGCTGGTTCAGATGTTTTAGCTAAGAATGCCATGCGGGACCAACGACACTGAGCGTGCTTGTACAGCGTGAGTGAGGCTCGACACAGGCTCATgacgtttcttcttctttttcccctgctaaaagggtttttaaggagtttttccctggccgatgtgagggtctaaggacagacagaggatgtcgtaccatgtacagtctgtaaagccctttgaggcaaatctgtgatttgtgattttggcctaaataaataaaattgacttgacttgactcatAATCCTGCAATATGTGGCCTCTATGAGGACGAGGAACTGAAACTCTTCTACATAATAAACTGAATCTTAACCAGTATAAAAGCAAACCTATGCATAAACCAGCACATAGGCACCAACACATTGCTTGATTAgtttagtcaagtcaagtcaaagtttatttatagacatttaaaaacaacctcagttgaccaaagtgctgtacagttattaaaatagaataaatcatacacaaatactGCCCtaaaaagcaaaaaggcagtaactacgcagagtgcagaactgagaaaaatgactttaaagttatcctgtaatccaGCCGTTTAGTTACCGTACAAACGACTaccttttttctccaaaacgacacacatttgagataagatgttttgtcacataacaaatgataactcatttttgaccaaaaatgcagttactgcctttttgctctGTAGTGCAGAATAGGTATAAACAaagacaatgaaaacaataaaatactaaaaacagtaaaacaataaaataaaatagtaataaaaactccatccaaaacagagttagagataaaaaagacaaataaaagggtaaaaaagttaaattcatGAAGAACAACTAATAGAAGCTGTTGAAGGCCTGAAGGCATCCTGACCTGAGCAATAGTGCGTAGTGACTCTGGAGTGATGGAGGTTCTGCTCAGGTCCAGAGCTACCAGAGTGGATTTCTGCTCCGTCAACAGTTTCCTCAAATTCCTCAGTGACAGCAACGCTGAGGAGTCCTTCACGGCTCCCACGGGGCAACCTCTGTACGGGTCAAACTCAAAGGCAATATGGCAGCCGGCCAGCGAGAGGCGGCGGAGGTGCGGCGTGCAGCCGGTGAGCCGGTTGAAGGTGAGGTCAGACAGGTAGCGCAGGTTGGACAGGTCCAGCTCCTCCAGACCACACAGAGCTGACCGCACCTGGACAACAAGGTGGAGCACTGATACATCAAACAAATAACCAATAAAGCTCTGCAAACAGAATGGATAGAAAGATTTACTATGTGGAACTGATATAAAAAGTTAAGATTTATTAACTAcgttatttgaacgttttgttcattaaaaatgtcttgttgtaCTAAACAAGTACTAAAttacttcatttatatttttcatttcatttatttttatattgtttatgtattattacatattatattatatattatattatatactgtactattattattattattattattatataccgtctagtcactatagcattgttgcatcatatcaccagtttaattattaccatcatcttgccaaccatcctaccaactgatcttttattaacttcttaagtgtccttgttctattctgtgtttttttctattgttgtttttatttatgctacctcagtattttattctattgtattttattgtacttgaataccggactgctgtgacaactgaatttcccgtctgtctgtctgtctaacagacactccaaggagtcgctggtcatttttctgaggtaagtaacgtacattttgtttgtttttcgcCCAAACTACCCtctcagttaatgctaacatgaattagcagcagcttctctcagtcaggttgaggtgtagagaggctgtagtcagtgatcagatccctctcctcctccacagtccagatatggtctgctccccgtatcggaaacaagatggcgacgagtataacgctgaactcgaggcttctaactggccacaaaccaacgggtgacgccacggtgactacgtccattatttatatacagtctatgggttaaCTCAGTTTGTCCAAATGTGCATTAAGTGCATTTTGACTCTGTGGGGCAGAATACAATCTGATGGGATTGTTATTTGGAATTGCATCATTTGGCAAGAAAAAACAGCTTTGATTAAGTTTTGTTGTTAATATTTCGCcagttaaaaagagaaaagattaTGCTTGAGGAAGACATGTAGGCAGTCTGGTCAGCTCCAGCCTTATGAACAGTGGTCTACCTcataatatacactaccggtcaaaagttttggaacaccacaatttttcaattctttattgaaattcaagcagttcaagtccaatgaacagcttgaaagggtacaaaggtaagtggtgaaccgccagaggtaaataaaaaaaggtaagcttaaccaaaactgaaaaataatgtacatttcagaattatagaaaaaggcctttttcagggaacaagaaatgggttaacaacttaactctatggagtcttgggctattttgtccatttttgaattcttttcatgtctttgtaagtcattttgtgtctttttgtgtcttctttggtcattttgtgtctttttttgtcattttgtgactttttttggtcattttatgtctttttttagtcctttagtccaacataaaatgtgattttgaatcttttttttactttcaaaacactatcatgctcaataaagaattttaaatgttgcaaatgtgcattcatttcagagtacactgagacattaaactgcatcattttcaataaaattctggaaaagttggtgtgttctaaaacttttgaccagtagtgtgtgtgtatatgtatgtatgtatacatacatacatacatacatacatacctgCTGTCTGTGCTCCTCCCTGGAGAGGAACGCCCCAGACATGAAGAGGCTGTCCAGGCCCCTGAGGTCCAGCCTGCGGAGGGAGGTGAGGCGGGGGAGGAGGGTCAGCAGAGATGCCTCTGTGATGCTGCTGCCAGGCAGAGACAAGCTCTCCAGCTTGGAGCCCAGACACAGACCCAcctggacaggtgagacaggaagaggaagtcCAGAGACATGAGGAGGGACACATGGGCAGATTatcattttgtatttctttgctctttgtgtttcttttcacAGTCATTTCCAGTCTGCGCCCTAACTGATTTTATTTCCTGGTGTGACTGTAACTTTTTGGATTTAAATGTATCCAAAACCAAAGAATTAATTTTAGGATTTAGGATTTTAGACGTAAGAAGGAAATTCCTACCGAGTGCATCATACataacaaaaaagttgaaattgttTCATCATACAAATACTTGGGGACCTTTTTTGACGACCATCTCAAATTTGATGTGAACACAGATTTTATAGTAAAGCAAGGACAACAGAGAATTCATCTCCTCAGGAATCTAAATTCTTTCTCTGTCAGGCCTGTTTTTATCAAGGATTTGTTGCTGGCCATGTGGGCCGTATGAACCACGACAACCTGCTGCTCAAAATGAATTGCcccttgtgggattaataaagttaattgaattgaattgaattgaatatttgtgtgtctttgtcattGTTACatgtcactttgtaattgtCCTCATGGGGTTAAATCTTTTtcgtctgtggttgttttacccCTTTTTGaagaagttgttttgtgtctctttgtagtaactttatgtcttgttttaatcattttgtgtttctgtggttgttttacccCTTTTCATAATtgctttgagtctctttgtggtgtctttttgtctcttgcagttgttttgtatctcttgtAGTTTCAATCTATTTGTCGTcatttaatgtttctttgttgtcGTTTGTATTGCTCATTCTGGTTGGTACGTGTCTTCTCCGGTGAAATtttcagagaaagagagagagagagagcaatgcTGTTTCCATGCCAGGAAAAATgacatattattaatattattaccgGCGTGATGGTTATAgcgttacaaaataaaaccatgaaTGGACTGGTCTGCAGGTGCGATAGATTAGTCTTTGTCCTTATCTTTCCCAGCAACAGTGGAGGTTTTACAGTTCACACGTGCACATTATTGTGATAAGGGTGAATGAGGGAGAACTAACTTCTGCTTCTACTCTGAACTTTGGACCACAATGTGACTAGTAATGACTGGAATACGCCCTGGTCAGTTTTACAGGAAATTAAAATCATAAGAGTGATAACATGCAAAGAAAACACTAAAGACAATGTGCATTTCTaactggtcctggtcctggtcctggctgATACAACAGTGTTTGTCTTTCAGGAGGGGATCTCTTTTCTTGCCAGGCAAAAAAATCCAACTCAATCTGTGTTTTCTCAGACTTTTTCAAAAGGCTTTTATTAGCCATGTAGGTGGAAGGACTCTCTGGGCACGCAGGGCAGCGTGTGATCATTTGAATTGAAAACATCACATGACAGCagcaaaaaataatttccacAACAAAAGCTATGTTTGAATACAGAGGGAGGCATATTTAAATACAGACAGAATCCTCCCATCCACTTCTGCTTCctatttttgttctttggcCTTGATGCAGTGTAGCATAAAGACGGACTCATTTGGGATTTATGAGGGAGCTTCAGGTGTCCTtttgtaaaatgaataattagTTTTACTAATTCTTTAATTGATATAGTTACTTAGAACATTTTAAAGGACTATTCACCATGATTAAAGCTGTTACTCTACTATAGTCATTAAGGTTAACACTGATCTTCAGATATGAAAAGACCTGAGAATCTCAATAGACAGTTAATTAGAATATTAGATTAATATTGACTATAAGACTAATCGGGACTATCTGCATTCATGCTAACCCAAGAAGTGAATAGTTTTTAATTGGAATAGCATACTGCACCTCCAGAAGCAGTGACCTGGACATGCTGAACCCATCCAGCTGGCTGATAATGAGGCTGCAGCGGGACTTCTTGCCCAGACCTCTGATCATCTCCAGGGACGAGGCTGAAGCGGGGACGCAGAAGGTGACGTTCTTCTGCACAGCGGGAGGTTACATGGGGTTAACTCTGCCCTCAAGCATACACACTTACACACCTTCCTGGGAGTCAACACTCGgtgttttttcatgcattaGGCTAATCACCTGAAAGTGCAAGTCCTGGCTGGCATAGTACCAACTGCGGCAGACCAGTGAGGCTTCCTTCCTGTCTGAAGCATGAAGAAACCTCAGGATGTAAACTATGATCTGCAGCCAGAGATAGAAATACAGCATTACATTACAGGGCAGTGATTCCCACCATTGCATACTACACAACAAGGTGGGATGGACTTTATCTATCAGAGAGACATGAACTGGTTCCTCTTCATTcataaagtcttgataggcgaCCTGTCACCAGACCTccgcactttattaaactgctcacatagtaattatcctaCACACTCTAGtgattaatgctcaatgttccccagacagatactgaatttggaaaaactgctttcagtttttctgctgcatctacctggaacatctgacaacattcactcataaccaataactaaactatgataaccaataactaaactatgataacaataactaaactattataaccaataactaaactataaaaacaataactaaactattataaccaataactaaactatgataaccaataattaaactatgataaccaataactgaacactgataactaaactatgataaccaataactaaactaagacaaccaataactaaactattataaccaataactaaactattataaccaataactaaactattataaccaataactaaactatgataaccaataattaaactatgataaccaataactgaacactgataactaaactatgataaccaataactaaactatgataaccaataattaaactatgataaccaataactgaacactgataactaaactattataaccaataactaaactaagacaaccaataactaaactattataaccaataactaaactattataaccaataactaaactaagacaaccaataactaaactatgataaccaataactgaactatgataaccaataactgaactatgataaccaataactaaactatgataaccaataactaaactaagataaccaataactaaactattataaccaataactaaactatgataaccaataactaaactaagataaccaataactaaactatgataaccaataactaaactatgataaccaataactaaactatgataaccaataattaaactattataaccaataactaaactatgataaccaataactaaactaagataaccaataactaaactattataaccaataactaaactatgataaccaataactaaactaagataaccaataactaaactatgataaccaataactaaactatgataaccaattactaaactatgataaccaataactaaactatgataaccaataactaaactatgataaccaataactaaactattataaccaatAACTgaactatgataacaataactaaactatgataacaaaaactaaactatgacaaccaataactaaactatgataaccaataattaaactatgataacaataactaaactatgataaccaacaactgaactatgataaccaataactaaactaagataaccaataactaaactatgataaccaataactaaactatgataaccaataattaaactatgataacaataactaaactatgacaACCAATAACtgaactatgataaccaataactaaactaagataaccaataactaaactattataaccaataactaaactatgataaccaataactaaactatgataaccaataattaaactattataaccaataactaaactatgataaccaataactaaactatgataaccaattactaaactattataaccaataactaaactatgataaccaataaccaaACCAATATAACCAATAACTgaactatgataacaataactaaactatgataacaataactaaactatgataaccaataactaaactatgataaccaataattaaactatgataaccaataactaaactatgataaccaataactaaactatgataaccaataattaaactatgataaccaataactaaactattataaccaataactaaactattataacgaataactaaactatgataaccaataattaaactatgataaccaataactaaactaagacaaccaataactaaactattataacaataactaaactatgataaccactAACTAAACTATATTAACCAATAACTGAACACtgataactaaactatgataaccaataactaaactatgataactaataactaaactattataaccaataactaaactattataaccaatAACTGAACACtgataacaataactaaactattataaccaataactaaattattataaccaataactaaactatgagaACAATAACTAAACCATTATAACCAATAACtgaactatgataaccaataactaaactataataaccaataactaaactatgataaccaataattaaactatgataaccaataactgaacactgataactaaactatgataaccaataactaaactattataaccaataactaaactatgataacaataactaaactataataaccaataactaaactatgataaccaataactaaactattataaccaatAACtgaactatgataaccaataagtaaactatgataaccaataactaaactataataaccaataactaaactatgataaccaataactaaactatgataaccaataactctgcctttcaatgcaactattttttaatgtttttctctgtgctgtttgttcttcattgtgttttaactcTCCACATCATAGTAAATGAGgtgttgccctcaatgattcctccagaaataaataaaagataaatgaaaattgatccttgattaaaaaaacctaCCCACGGGCAGGTGAACTCACCTCCAGAGGCAGCTCAGGTATTTCTATCATGTCTTCTTCCTCATGGCAGTCTTCCATGTCAGCTTCTCCTTCGTTATGATGACAGCCCCTGACCATCACAGGTGACTCAGTTAGCCCTTCACTAGCTAGCTGCACAGGTTAAACAGCTGTAGCAttagttagctaacgttagcgctTAAGATAATAATAACTCGACTGTTGAGAAATTGTTGACTCGTGTCATTCTTACCCGTTAACTAATCAATAACTCTACCAATTGAACAACAGTGGGAGCCAGTGGAGAGCTGTGCTAGCTGTTGTCATCTCTCTAAGCTACTTTACACTGAACCACAGTTTACTGTACAGTTACATCAGCTGACCGGAGAGAAACACTGACGTCAGTCGGGGCGGAGCATTGTGGGAAATGAGGTTTtcctatagactgtataaaaatataaaaatatatttataatattaatataatgcaataataataataataacaacaataataatagataataataataccatttTATAATAggtggtaaaaaaaagtctgtaaaaatataaaatatataataataataataatataatgtaataataataatatatataaatatatatagaaaagccTGTTttcccaggcggcaacctccgtgtctgagccatattattcatatacagtctatgggttttCCCCACAGTTGTCAGTTGGAGTGCTTTACACCTTTACACAACCACAGAAAGTCAGTTAAGAGTAAAGCTTTGACCTAAATAAATGGAAACTGTATTCACCACGCAGGTGGATTTTCCACTGTTGCTCATACGGGAACTGGAAAGTTtaccaaaatgatcaaaaggtTTGATgcattgcaacatttaaatgacCTATCATTGCAAATTTAGTGtacaggtgcatttcaataatgagaatatcatagaaggtttatatatatatcagtaatccaattcaaaaagtagaaataacacattatatagatccattacacacagaatgaaacatttcatgtcttcatttatttaatttattctaattctaatgattatggcttacatttaatgaagaactaaaattcaatgtctcaaaaattatgaatattacaaaaaaacaactttgaaaagtatgtttaatatggaaatgttggcctctgaaaagtatgtcatctatatgactcaatacctGGTTGGGGCTGTTTAACTTGAActtctggaaatttacttttccatcatattctaatgtattgatgtaataaactgcagtagttctcaacctttttgagttgagacccccaatttaacatgtatgttgtccgcgaaccccgctcactgaacacaatctcacacgcacagttcagatcacccaaaacagaaacaaaatgaccaaaaaagtaaacaaaatgacccaaaaagacacaaaatgacccaaaaagacacaaaatgacccaaaaagacacaaaatgactaaaaaaagacacaaaatgaccaaaaagacacaaaatgaccaaaaaagacacaaaacaacca includes:
- the fbxl9 gene encoding F-box/LRR-repeat protein 14, with protein sequence MVRGCHHNEGEADMEDCHEEEDMIEIPELPLEIIVYILRFLHASDRKEASLVCRSWYYASQDLHFQKNVTFCVPASASSLEMIRGLGKKSRCSLIISQLDGFSMSRSLLLEVGLCLGSKLESLSLPGSSITEASLLTLLPRLTSLRRLDLRGLDSLFMSGAFLSREEHRQQVRSALCGLEELDLSNLRYLSDLTFNRLTGCTPHLRRLSLAGCHIAFEFDPYRGCPVGAVKDSSALLSLRNLRKLLTEQKSTLVALDLSRTSITPESLRTIAQVEGLVLEELCLHGCKELTDYSMEVLVKHQPSLHKLDISACTELTSRSVEAIAQGLKALTHLSLSRDWRITEKGLAELLCVSSLRSLDLSECLHVGGTEIVKGLSESGAARAQLETLSLKSCTYIRDLAVFSLTQLLGGTLRELDLTSCVNVTDLSVRAIATYLQRLVVLRLGWCKEVTDWGLLGMVETTKCDPDQEMGDKGPRFTRTFGNMGFFKPPRMPFEDRPKLVTQNDLQQFKQQAGASLLALSRLQELDLSACPKLTDSSITQVVRYPELHRLSLSMLPEISDASLASVAWHCRSLTSLALSHCPGISDHGLAQAAPYLHRLQHLYLSCCNNITDRSLSLLVQHCRRLQTLDISRCKNISVTMVDVLQSKLPFLENVHYKYIGGADHNLSL